In Dehalococcoidia bacterium, a genomic segment contains:
- a CDS encoding D-glycerate dehydrogenase — translation MTADVFVTARLPEETLARLGTVCAPRLRQAAGPLTRAELLESLSGAVGLLCGNSAPLDAQFFASVPPPLRVIAQVGVGYDNVDLAAATKAGIVVTNTPNVLTEAVADLTLGLIVYVCRNLGAFSAYAKTGWGRAAPPAFGVDVHGKTLGIIGLGRIGRAVARRAQAFRMRVLFHDLFREPPPEAPFAEYREKADLLREADIVTLHVDLNPSTRGFIGERELALMKPTAYLINTSRGPVVDQAALTRALEGRRIAGAALDVLEKEPPDPEEPILRLDNAFILSHIGTATVETRQAMIDLAVDNLIAGISGHVPPTVVNTDVIERWQSRLG, via the coding sequence ATGACAGCCGATGTCTTCGTGACCGCCCGCCTGCCCGAAGAGACCCTGGCGCGCCTGGGGACCGTCTGCGCCCCGCGCCTGCGCCAGGCGGCCGGCCCTCTGACGCGCGCAGAGCTGTTGGAGTCGCTCAGCGGCGCTGTCGGCCTCCTCTGCGGCAACAGCGCGCCCCTGGACGCGCAGTTCTTCGCCTCCGTGCCGCCGCCGCTGCGCGTTATCGCCCAGGTCGGCGTCGGGTATGACAACGTCGACCTGGCGGCGGCCACGAAGGCGGGCATCGTGGTCACCAACACGCCAAACGTGCTCACGGAGGCGGTCGCGGACCTGACGCTGGGCCTGATCGTCTACGTCTGCCGCAACCTCGGCGCCTTCTCCGCCTACGCGAAGACGGGCTGGGGCCGGGCCGCGCCCCCGGCCTTCGGCGTAGACGTGCATGGCAAGACGCTGGGCATCATCGGCCTGGGGCGCATCGGGCGGGCCGTCGCGCGAAGGGCCCAGGCCTTCCGCATGCGGGTGCTGTTCCACGACCTCTTCCGGGAGCCGCCGCCGGAAGCGCCCTTCGCCGAGTACCGCGAGAAGGCAGACCTGCTGCGGGAAGCCGACATCGTCACTCTGCACGTGGACCTCAACCCGTCGACGCGAGGCTTCATCGGCGAGCGCGAGCTGGCCCTCATGAAGCCCACGGCCTACCTGATCAACACCTCGCGCGGGCCGGTGGTCGACCAGGCGGCCCTTACGCGCGCCCTGGAGGGACGCCGGATCGCCGGCGCGGCCCTGGACGTGCTCGAAAAGGAGCCGCCAGACCCGGAGGAGCCAATCCTCCGGCTCGACAACGCCTTCATCCTTTCCCACATAGGCACAGCCACGGTCGAGACCCGCCAGGCGATGATCGACCTCGCGGTCGACAACCTGATCGCCGGCATCAGCGGCCACGTGCCGCCCACGGTAGTGAACACGGACGTGATCGAGCGCTGGCAGTCGCGCCTGGGGTGA
- a CDS encoding alpha/beta fold hydrolase, translating to MRSGSLLTLIGAGLAAAKLGGDLEARRYEYVDLEATKPPGHLAHVPGVGRIHYLDQGEGPAVVLLHGLGASTYSFRLNLPEIARGRRVIAVDLPGHGFTSRDVADLSLTAQAGYLASLLDLLSLERVALVGHSMGGSIAQRFAVAYPERVARLVLIASTTDDFMLRAAGASPWLAPFVPAFVAAVLHNHPVRRRWLSRAVYDPAYLTPEVIAAYEAPGHIRGHTRAYQRLMRDRRRDARIDLGRIRAPTLIIWGDTDRIVSLRHGETLARGISGSRLVVLPRTGHLVPEEQAEAVNRLLTDFLGEKTAGPGGLRAEGVQPS from the coding sequence GTGCGGTCCGGGAGCCTCCTTACGCTCATCGGTGCGGGCCTGGCCGCGGCCAAGCTCGGCGGCGACCTCGAGGCGCGGCGCTATGAGTACGTGGACCTGGAGGCGACGAAACCGCCCGGCCATCTCGCGCACGTCCCGGGAGTCGGCCGCATCCACTACCTGGACCAGGGCGAAGGGCCCGCCGTCGTGCTTCTTCACGGACTTGGCGCCTCAACCTACAGCTTCCGTCTCAACCTCCCGGAGATCGCGCGCGGCCGGCGCGTCATCGCCGTGGACCTCCCCGGGCATGGGTTCACCAGCCGGGATGTCGCCGACTTGTCCCTCACGGCGCAAGCCGGCTACCTGGCGAGCCTGCTAGACCTCCTGAGCCTGGAGCGCGTGGCCCTCGTCGGGCACTCGATGGGAGGGTCAATCGCCCAGCGCTTCGCGGTCGCGTACCCGGAGCGGGTCGCACGCCTCGTCCTCATCGCTTCGACCACGGACGACTTCATGCTCCGGGCCGCTGGCGCCAGTCCCTGGCTGGCGCCGTTCGTCCCGGCATTCGTCGCCGCGGTCCTCCACAATCACCCGGTGCGGCGACGCTGGCTGAGCAGGGCCGTCTACGACCCCGCCTACCTGACTCCCGAAGTGATCGCTGCCTATGAGGCGCCGGGCCACATCCGCGGTCACACGCGCGCCTACCAGCGCCTGATGCGAGACCGGCGCCGCGACGCGCGCATCGACCTGGGGCGAATTCGGGCGCCGACGCTCATAATCTGGGGGGACACGGACCGCATCGTGTCCTTGCGGCACGGGGAGACGCTGGCGCGTGGCATCTCCGGCAGCCGGCTGGTGGTGCTGCCGCGGACCGGCCACCTGGTGCCGGAAGAGCAGGCCGAAGCCGTCAACCGCCTGCTAACCGACTTCCTGGGCGAGAAGACCGCGGGTCCCGGCGGCCTGCGGGCCGAAGGAGTGCAGCCCTCATGA
- a CDS encoding sigma-70 family RNA polymerase sigma factor, which produces MTLDADDGILRRRWNVDIGRGTESWEADAGDRPLDYADAGDERLVILLAGRDVRALETLYDRYGDYVYSVSLRVVGDPQLAEDIAQEVFLRLWRRPDLFDAARGRFVTWLLSVARNRAIDERRSRDRRFRHENPQGLESEELPARAEDPVDTALHADDRVLIQRALALLPREQADAIRLAYFGGYTQQEIAEGLKQPLGTVKTRIRLGLQKLRAVLIEQRDGR; this is translated from the coding sequence ATGACCCTGGACGCTGACGACGGAATCCTGCGGCGGCGCTGGAACGTAGATATCGGTAGAGGCACCGAGAGCTGGGAAGCGGACGCGGGTGACCGGCCCCTCGACTACGCCGACGCCGGAGATGAGCGTCTCGTTATCCTTCTCGCCGGCCGCGACGTTCGGGCCCTGGAGACCCTGTACGACCGCTACGGCGATTACGTCTACTCGGTCTCTCTACGAGTCGTCGGAGACCCGCAGCTGGCGGAGGACATAGCGCAGGAGGTGTTCCTGCGGCTGTGGCGACGGCCGGACCTGTTCGATGCCGCGCGCGGGCGCTTCGTCACCTGGCTGCTCAGCGTCGCCCGTAACCGGGCGATCGACGAGCGGCGGAGCCGCGACCGGCGCTTCCGGCACGAGAACCCGCAGGGCCTCGAGTCGGAAGAGTTGCCGGCCCGGGCCGAAGACCCGGTCGACACGGCGCTGCACGCGGACGACCGGGTGTTGATCCAGAGGGCCCTGGCCCTCCTGCCCAGGGAGCAGGCGGACGCGATAAGGCTGGCGTACTTCGGCGGCTACACACAGCAGGAGATTGCGGAGGGGCTCAAGCAGCCGCTCGGCACGGTGAAAACAAGGATCAGGCTGGGCCTTCAGAAACTCAGGGCGGTGCTGATCGAGCAAAGGGACGGTCGGTAA